The Limnohabitans sp. region CCTCCTGATGCTGCGGCAGGCGCAGTTGCAAGGCCATGCGGGCGTGATCAAGGTCTGAAAATGGGTGCCGAACGCCCATGATTTCTTGTTCCGACTCGTGACCTTTGCCAGCGAGCAAAACCACATCTCGGGCTGCCGCTTGGCTCAGAACCTCTGAAATGGCCAAGGCACGGTCCAACTGCACTCGAACCTGTTGGGGTCGCTGAAGCCCCTTCACCATGGCCGCCACAATGGCTTGCGGCGATTCAGAGCGGGGGTTGTCGCTGGTCAACACCACATGGTCAGCAGCAGCCTCGGCAGCCGCAGCCATCAAGGGGCGCTTGTTGGCATCGCGGTCACCGCCGCAGCCGAGCAGACACCACAATCGGCCGCCGCGCAATGCCGCCAGCGAACGCAAAGACATCAAGGCCTGTGCGACGGCATCTGGTGTGTGTGCGTAATCGACCACAACCAGAGGCAAGTCCTGATCACTCGCACCGGCCTGTACGCGCTGCATGCGTCCGGGCACTGGCGTCAAGTGCGCACAAGCCTTGACGGCCGTTGCCAGATCGACGCCCAATGCACGCAAACTCCCCATGACGCCCAGCAGGTTGTCAATGTTGTAGTCGCCGATCAAGCCGGTGCGCAGTGTCTGAACCTGGCCGTCTTCGATCACATCAAAAGCCAGACCGTCGCCACTGGGCAGAGCGCGGGCTTGCAAGCGTGCTGCGCCACGCCGCGAGCAGGTCCAGAGATCCAGCGGGCCACCCTGCAACTGCCGGGCCAGGCGCTCACCCTGGGCGTCGTCGGTATTGATCACGGCGGCATGCAAACCAGGCCAGTTGAACAGCGCAGACTTGGCTAACCAATAGCGGTCCATGTCACCGTGGTAGTCCAGGTGGTCTTGCGTGAAATTGGTGAAAACCGCCACACGAATCTGGGTGCCACTGAGGCGGTGTTCTGCCAAACCGATCGAGGACGCCTCAATGGCGCAGTGCGTCAAGCCCGCATCGGCCATGGCTCGGAATTGTTGCTGCAGAAAGACCGGATCAGGCGTGGTCATGCCGGTCGACACCAGATCAGGCACACACCCCACACCCAAAGTCCCGATCAGTCCACATTTTTGCGCCAACTCGGGCGAAGACAGAGCTTGCGCCAACCACCAAGTGGTCGAGGTCTTGCCGTTGGTGCCCGTTACAGCCAGAACCTGCAAGGCTTGGCTGGGCTTCCTGTAATACACATCCGCCAGCCCACCTGTTTGCGCCTTGAGCTCAGGCATGCAAGCCAATTTGTCGCACCAGGCAGCGATGTCCAAAGACGTCAGCCAAGGCGCATGGCCTTGCTCCTCGATCAGACAGGCGCTGGCGCCTTGGGTCAGGGCTTGCCCGAGGTAGCGACGTCCGTCGGTTGCTGCGCCCGGCCAGGCAATGAAGGCATCGCCCTGCTGCACCAAGCGGCTGTCGGTGCGCAGCTCACCCGTCACCCGTGAGCGCAGCCACGAAACCGCCTGTGAAGCGCTGTGCAGGGTCTGCATCAAAACGACTCCTCAACCGTCTTGGCCACAATCTGCGGTTTGACCGCCATGTCGGGCTGCACCCCCATCAAACGCAGTGTTTGCTGCACCGTCTGACTGAACACCGGAGCTGCCACAGCGCCGCCGTAATAAACACCGTTCGAGGGTTCGTCGATCATCACGGCCACCACGATCCGCGGCTGATCAATGGGGGCAATGCCCACGAAAAAACCACGGTATTTTTTGCTGGCGTATCCCTTGCCCTCTTGCTTGCGTGCGGTTCCTGATTTGCCACCGACCGAATAGCCCATGGTCTGGGCTTTCTGACCGGTGCCGCCGGGCCCTGAAGCCATTTGCAGCATCTTACGCATCGCTTTGGCATGCTCCGGGCTGAACACCCGCGTGCCTACCACTGGCTGGTTGGTTTTCATGAGTGTGGCCGGCACGATTTCACCGTCTCTGGCAAAGACGGTGTAGGCGCGTGCCACCTGAAACAAACTGCTGGAGACACCATAGCCATAACTCATGGTGGCTTGCTCAACCGGACGCCAGGTTTTGTAGGGCCGCAGGCGACCACTGACCACTCCGGGAAACGGTAACTGAGGTTTTTGACCAAAGCCCAAATCGGCGAACATCTCCCACATCTCGCGGGGCTGCAACTGCATGGCCATCTTGACGGTGCCCACGTTGCTGGACTTCTGGATGACCTCATTGACCGTCAGAACCCCATAGGGGTGTACATCGGAGATGGTGGAGCCGGTGATGTTGATCCGGCCCGGCGCAGTCTGAATGGGGGTTTCGGGCTTGACCAGCCCCTGCTGCAACGCCAAGGCCACGGTGAAGGGTTTCATAGTGGAGCCAGGCTCAAAGCTGTCGGTCAAGGCCCGGTTGCGCAACTGCTCACCCGTCAGATTGACCCGCTTGTCGGGGGAATAACTCGGGTAGTTGGCCAAAGCCAGAATTTCACCGCTCTGAGCGTCCAGCACCACCACACTGCCCGCCTTGGCCTTGTGCTGAGCCACAGCATCGCGCAACGTCTGGTATGCATAAAACTGAACTTTGCTGTCAATGCTCAGTTGCAGATCTTGTCCATCCACCGGTGGCACGGTCTCACCCACCACTTCGACCACTCGGCCCAAACGGTCCTTGATCACCCGGCGAGAACCCGCCTGACCGGCCAACTGCTTTTGGAAGATCAGCTCAACGCCTTCCTGGCCTTTGTCCTCGACATTGGTGAAGCCCACGATGTGCGCTGCAGCCTCACCCTCCGGGTAAAGGCGCTTGTATTCCTTGATGTCATAGACCCCTTTGATGTTCAGGGCACGGATGTCCTTCACAACGGATTCATCCATTTGACGGCGCAGCCAGACAAAGGTTTTTTCCTCGTTCTTGAGCTTGGCTTCCAACTCGGCCGGTGCCATGTCCAGCAACTTGGCCAACTGACGCAATTTGACCGGATCGCGCTCCAAATCCTCCGGGTTGGCCCAGATGCTGGGTGCTGGCACGCTGGAGGCCAACAGCACACCGTTGCGGTCCAGCACACGCCCCCGATTGGCCGGCAATGTCAAGGTTCTTGCAAATCGCACCTCGCCCTGACGGATGAAGAAGTCGTTGTCAATGACCTGCACATGCGCGGCTCGCCCCACCAGCCCGGTGAAGCCCAAGGCCATCGCAGCCACAATCAATTTACTGCGCCATACGGGTGTTTTGCTGGCCAGCAATGGGCTGGCAGTCAACTGCACGCTGCGACTGTGGGCCCGACTCATGGCGTACCACCCTGTTTAGACTCTGCACCTGAGTCTTGCGCTGCGACGGCTGAATTGGCAGCACCCGTTGCGGTCACGTACTGGGTGATGGCAGGAGAGACATTGCGCATCTGCAGCTGCACACGGGCAATTTTCTCCACACGCAAGGGCGTGGTTTGTGCGCGGCGCTCCACCTCCATGCGATCCAGATCCAGCTCAATGCGGTGACTTTCCTTGCGGGCTGACTCCAGCGCCATGAACAAGCGTCTTGATTCATAGTGGCTGTGCACTAACAACAGGGCACTGCCCACCGCGGCCACCAACAAGAACATGTTCAAGCGCATCATGCGGGCACCTCGGTACGCTCGGCCATTCGCATGATGGCACTGCGTGCGCGTGGGTTGCCGCGCACCTCAGTCTCGCTGGGGCGGCGACGACCACACAAGTTCAATCGCATCTTGACGGGCTCAGCAAACGGCACGCGACGATCCACCACCTCTTTGGCGTGCTTGGACATGAACTGCTTGACGATCCGGTCTTCCAGAGAGTGGAAACTGATGACCACCAAGCGCCCCCCGGGCGCAAGCACCCGCAAGCAGCCCTCTAGCGCCTGTTGGAGCTCTTCAAGTTCGGCATTGATGAAAATCCGAAAAGCCTGAAATGTCCGCGTTGCAGGGTTCTGGCCCGGCTCGCGGGTTTTGACCGTGTCAGCCACGAGCTGGGCCAAATCGGTGGTGCTTGAAATTGGGCCCCGTTCCTGTCGGCGAGCCACAAGCGCCTTTGCAATCTGAAAAGCAAACCGTTCTTCGCCATAGTCACGTACCACCTCCGAGATTTGATCTACCGAGGCCGTCGCCAGCCAACAGGCCACACTCTCTCCGCGCGTGGTGTCCATGCGCATGTCGAGCGGACCTTCAAAACGAAAAGAAAAACCCCTCTCGGGGCTGTCAATTTGAGGTGAGCTGATGCCCAAGTCCATCAACACGCCATCGACACTGCCTGTGGGCAGTTCGCCGAGGTGCGAAAAGCCCTCGTGCCGGATGGAAAAACGCACATCATCGATGCGCCCGGCTTCGGCAATCGCCTCCGGGTCTTTGTCAAAAGCCAGCAAACGCCCCTGCTTCGACAGCCGCGACAGGATCAGACGCGAATGGCCACCACGGCCAAAAGTGGCGTCCACATAATGGCCATCCACTGCTGCAGGAGCCTGCAGCAGTTCGTCCACCGCTTCGTTTAAAAGCACGGTGGTGTGGGACAGGACGGCTTCGGTCATGGCGTTCAGAATGAAAATTCCTTGAACACATTGGGCATATCGCCCTGTATGGCCTGCGCTTCTTGTGCGTCGTAGGTGGCTTTGTCCCACAACTCAAAGTGATTGCCCATGCCCAGCAGCATGGTGTCTCTGGAAATGCCGGCCGCTTGGCGTAATTCGGGCGAAATCAGCACGCGTCCGGTGCCGTCCATCTCGACATCCATGGCGTTGCCCAAGAAGATGCGCTTCCACCACTGGGCCGACATGGGCAGTTGAGCTATGCGTTCACGGAATTTTTCCCACTCCGGGCGAGTAAACACCATCAGGCAACCGTGCGGGTGTCGGGTGATCGTCAGCTGCCCTTGCGCCGTGGCGCTCAGGACGTCACGGTGCCGGGTCGGCACAGACAACCGCCCCTTGGCATCCAGACTCAGCGATGAAGCCCCTTGAAACACAGCAGCGACCTTTTCCTGTTGAAATGCACAAGCGAAGACACTTTTCTCCACTTAATTGCACTTTTTTGCACTGTATCAGGAATTCAATGCAACTCAACAGGTGTCGATCGATTTTTTTCAATGAAACCAATGGCTTAGCGCTGAAATTAAAGTCGTTTTGAACGAAAATTTCTTTGTAAATTAGGCACTTATGAACGGCACTGAAAGTAAGTCGTTAAGCAATTGCAAAGAAATCAGCAAATGAAGCGAAGTCAATGGCTGTGCTCAGCGGCACCCGCCCGCAAGCAGAATCGGCATAGGGGGGCCGCAATTATTGCAGCCGCCCCTGCCACACCACCGGGCATGCGGGTCCGCACCGGGCGGTTCGAGAGCTTGAGGTCATGTCAGCCTTGGCACTCCCAACCCATCAAAGTACGCAATCGTCAGCACCGTCTTGAGCAACCGGTCACTGTTGCGCCACCAGCGACGGCTGTTCACCGCCACTTGCCGCGCCACATTCTCCTTCGCTCCCAATGCCTTCAATTCCCGATAGATCGCCCTGGGCCGTTTCCAGTGCTTGAGCTGGATGGCCCGCAGTCGGTGGCGCAGCCACTCGTCCAGCTCGCGCCAGACCCTGGTTGTTTGCGCCATCCCGAAGTACGCCTTCCAGCCCAGCAGGTAGGGCCGCAGTTTCTCCACCACTTGCGCCATGCTGCACCCGCCCGAGCGGCACGTGAGTTGCCGGATGCGAGCCTTGAAGTTGTCCAGTGCCTTGTAGGCCACCGCACATTTGACTTCTTTGCCCTTGGCCATCCACAACGCATACCCCAGGAACTTGCGCCCAAGGGCGCTGGCCACTGCACTCTTGGCTTCGTTGATCTGAAGCTTCAAGCCCGTGTACAGCTTCCTGAGGTAGACCATCACCCTCTCGCCCGCCTGCTTGCTGCCCACGTAGACGTTGCAGTCGTCGGCGTAGCGCGCGAAGCAGTAGCTGCGCGCCTCCAACGCCTTGCCCACTTCGTCTAGCAGCACGTTGGCCAACAGCGGACTGAGCGGTCCGCCTTGCGGCGTGCCCAGATGGCGATCGACCACCACCCCGCCATCCATGATCCCAGCGTTCAAGTAAGCCCGAATCAGCCGGATGACTCCAGCGTCGTCGATGCGCCTTTTGAGCCTGTCGATCAGGATGTCGTGGTTGACCCGGTCAAAGAACTTGGCCAGGTCCACGTCCACCACCACGCGTTTGCCCGATTGGACGTACGCCCGTGCGGCCTTGACCGCATCGTGTGCACGCCTGCCCGGTCGAAACCCGTGGCTGTGGTCGCTGAAGGTGGGGTCGATCAGCGGTTGCAGCACCTGTAAAAGGGCCTGCAGGTTCTGTCTCGTCAGCGCCGCCTCCAGCAGACCACCAGTGCCTGCCAGCTGCTTTGCCGACCCTGTGCGCGGGTGCTCAAGAGGCGGGCCGCAGGCTTCGCCGCTGGCAAGATCACTGGCGGCTTCACCGCTTGCTACGCTTGCCCGCCCAGGTTGCCCCGGCATCTGACGCATGGCCTTTGACATCTTCTTGTCCTCGCTCACTCACTCTCGTTCGGTCCTTCGTGCTGGCCGCACCTCCCATTCAGGTTTCGGGCTTGCACTACTACGACCTGTGCTGACTTCTCACTCCGGCAATGCCGTCTTCCTTTCGGAAACAAGGCGAGATCTCCCCGGGTAAGAACGCACTCCTTCGCTGCACAACCGCTGCATCTACGCCACTTCGCCTTGATCACGAGAGCTTCGCGGTAAACGGCCCGCTCGCCCTGCTTGGCAGCGCCTTCTATGCAGTTCTTGTTCATCGGCTCGCAGTTTCGCTCCACGCTTCCTTCCCACACTCGGTCACCCTCATGCAGTTGCGCTTCGCTTCGTTCGCTGTGATCAACTTACGGGAGGACTTGCACCTCCAGGAGTGCGCCCGTGCCGGGCGCACCGTAAAAAAACCCCTGGGCAGGGGTTTTGGGGATGCACCCATCGGGCCAAGCCGCTTCAATCGCCAAACATTTTTTGCTTCAACTCGCGCCGTTGCTGGGCTTCCAAAGACAAGGTGGCTGTAGGGCGAGCCAACAGGCGCCCCACACCGATGGGCTCGCCGGTTTCGTCACAGTAACCGTATTCACCCGCGTCGATCAAACCGATCGACTGCTCGATCTTCTTGAGCAACTTACGCTCTCGGTCGCGGGTGCGCAACTCCAGTGCGTGCTCTTCTTCGATGGTGGCGCGGTCGGCCGGGTCGGGCACGACCACCGTGTCTTCGCGCAGGTGCTCGGTGGTGGCACCGGCGCTGTTCAGGATTTCCTGCTTCAACTGAACCAGTTTGCGTCGGAAAAAGGCCAACTGAAGGCTGTTCATGTACTCCGTATCGGGCATGGCCAGAATTTCTGCGTCAGTCAAGTCTTGAGCGGGCTTGGTCTTCCAGTTATTGGCCAGCTTGGGGTCTTTCTTGATGGGTGCAAAAGGCGCCGAGACCGTTGCCACAGGGGCACTGGGCATGAAACTGGCCTTGGCTGCCGTGGAGGCTACCGCCGGGGGCAAAGAGGGCACCGTGATCTGAGCCAGCCGTGCAGAAGGCCGTGTGGCTCGAACCAATGGATCGGGAGCACGGGGTACAGCCGTCTCAGCAGCTTGGACAACCACAGGCCTTGCTGTCGCCACTTTTTTAACATTCATGGATTTCGTTTCAGATACAGGGGTCATCTTGGGGTTTGCCGACTTCGGCACCACTTTGCTCTTGACTGCTGGAGAGGGCTTGGCGGCTGCGCGCGCTTTGTCGACGGCAAGCGCACCGGCTTTACGGGGAGTTTTGGCGGCAACTGCTGGAGGGCTCACTGC contains the following coding sequences:
- a CDS encoding UDP-N-acetylmuramoyl-L-alanyl-D-glutamate--2,6-diaminopimelate ligase → MQTLHSASQAVSWLRSRVTGELRTDSRLVQQGDAFIAWPGAATDGRRYLGQALTQGASACLIEEQGHAPWLTSLDIAAWCDKLACMPELKAQTGGLADVYYRKPSQALQVLAVTGTNGKTSTTWWLAQALSSPELAQKCGLIGTLGVGCVPDLVSTGMTTPDPVFLQQQFRAMADAGLTHCAIEASSIGLAEHRLSGTQIRVAVFTNFTQDHLDYHGDMDRYWLAKSALFNWPGLHAAVINTDDAQGERLARQLQGGPLDLWTCSRRGAARLQARALPSGDGLAFDVIEDGQVQTLRTGLIGDYNIDNLLGVMGSLRALGVDLATAVKACAHLTPVPGRMQRVQAGASDQDLPLVVVDYAHTPDAVAQALMSLRSLAALRGGRLWCLLGCGGDRDANKRPLMAAAAEAAADHVVLTSDNPRSESPQAIVAAMVKGLQRPQQVRVQLDRALAISEVLSQAAARDVVLLAGKGHESEQEIMGVRHPFSDLDHARMALQLRLPQHQEASA
- a CDS encoding penicillin-binding protein 2; this translates as MSRAHSRSVQLTASPLLASKTPVWRSKLIVAAMALGFTGLVGRAAHVQVIDNDFFIRQGEVRFARTLTLPANRGRVLDRNGVLLASSVPAPSIWANPEDLERDPVKLRQLAKLLDMAPAELEAKLKNEEKTFVWLRRQMDESVVKDIRALNIKGVYDIKEYKRLYPEGEAAAHIVGFTNVEDKGQEGVELIFQKQLAGQAGSRRVIKDRLGRVVEVVGETVPPVDGQDLQLSIDSKVQFYAYQTLRDAVAQHKAKAGSVVVLDAQSGEILALANYPSYSPDKRVNLTGEQLRNRALTDSFEPGSTMKPFTVALALQQGLVKPETPIQTAPGRINITGSTISDVHPYGVLTVNEVIQKSSNVGTVKMAMQLQPREMWEMFADLGFGQKPQLPFPGVVSGRLRPYKTWRPVEQATMSYGYGVSSSLFQVARAYTVFARDGEIVPATLMKTNQPVVGTRVFSPEHAKAMRKMLQMASGPGGTGQKAQTMGYSVGGKSGTARKQEGKGYASKKYRGFFVGIAPIDQPRIVVAVMIDEPSNGVYYGGAVAAPVFSQTVQQTLRLMGVQPDMAVKPQIVAKTVEESF
- the ftsL gene encoding cell division protein FtsL, which gives rise to MMRLNMFLLVAAVGSALLLVHSHYESRRLFMALESARKESHRIELDLDRMEVERRAQTTPLRVEKIARVQLQMRNVSPAITQYVTATGAANSAVAAQDSGAESKQGGTP
- the rsmH gene encoding 16S rRNA (cytosine(1402)-N(4))-methyltransferase RsmH; the protein is MTEAVLSHTTVLLNEAVDELLQAPAAVDGHYVDATFGRGGHSRLILSRLSKQGRLLAFDKDPEAIAEAGRIDDVRFSIRHEGFSHLGELPTGSVDGVLMDLGISSPQIDSPERGFSFRFEGPLDMRMDTTRGESVACWLATASVDQISEVVRDYGEERFAFQIAKALVARRQERGPISSTTDLAQLVADTVKTREPGQNPATRTFQAFRIFINAELEELQQALEGCLRVLAPGGRLVVISFHSLEDRIVKQFMSKHAKEVVDRRVPFAEPVKMRLNLCGRRRPSETEVRGNPRARSAIMRMAERTEVPA
- the mraZ gene encoding division/cell wall cluster transcriptional repressor MraZ, which encodes MFQGASSLSLDAKGRLSVPTRHRDVLSATAQGQLTITRHPHGCLMVFTRPEWEKFRERIAQLPMSAQWWKRIFLGNAMDVEMDGTGRVLISPELRQAAGISRDTMLLGMGNHFELWDKATYDAQEAQAIQGDMPNVFKEFSF
- a CDS encoding reverse transcriptase domain-containing protein, which translates into the protein MSKAMRQMPGQPGRASVASGEAASDLASGEACGPPLEHPRTGSAKQLAGTGGLLEAALTRQNLQALLQVLQPLIDPTFSDHSHGFRPGRRAHDAVKAARAYVQSGKRVVVDVDLAKFFDRVNHDILIDRLKRRIDDAGVIRLIRAYLNAGIMDGGVVVDRHLGTPQGGPLSPLLANVLLDEVGKALEARSYCFARYADDCNVYVGSKQAGERVMVYLRKLYTGLKLQINEAKSAVASALGRKFLGYALWMAKGKEVKCAVAYKALDNFKARIRQLTCRSGGCSMAQVVEKLRPYLLGWKAYFGMAQTTRVWRELDEWLRHRLRAIQLKHWKRPRAIYRELKALGAKENVARQVAVNSRRWWRNSDRLLKTVLTIAYFDGLGVPRLT
- the dksA gene encoding RNA polymerase-binding protein DksA, producing the protein MAKKTVATKKTAAVKKAVAVKKAVAVKKAVAVKKAVAVKKAVAVKKAVAVKKAVAVKKAVAVKKAVAVKKAVVAPKTAVARAAAGAKGKKPAAPTKTLKTVKSAVSPPAVAAKTPRKAGALAVDKARAAAKPSPAVKSKVVPKSANPKMTPVSETKSMNVKKVATARPVVVQAAETAVPRAPDPLVRATRPSARLAQITVPSLPPAVASTAAKASFMPSAPVATVSAPFAPIKKDPKLANNWKTKPAQDLTDAEILAMPDTEYMNSLQLAFFRRKLVQLKQEILNSAGATTEHLREDTVVVPDPADRATIEEEHALELRTRDRERKLLKKIEQSIGLIDAGEYGYCDETGEPIGVGRLLARPTATLSLEAQQRRELKQKMFGD